The following coding sequences are from one Canis lupus dingo isolate Sandy chromosome 21, ASM325472v2, whole genome shotgun sequence window:
- the PLEKHB1 gene encoding pleckstrin homology domain-containing family B member 1 isoform X2, whose protein sequence is MSPAAPVPPDPILESPFEEMALVRGGWLWRQSSILRRWKRNWFALWLDGTLGYYHDETAQDEEDRVLIQFNVRDIKIGQECRDVQPPEGRSRDGLLTVNLREGSRLHLCAETKDDAIAWKTALLEANSTPAPAGATVPPRSRRVCPKVRCVTRSWSPCKVERRIWVRVYSPYQDYYEVVPPNAHEATYIRSYYGPYAGPGVTHVVVREDPCYSAGAPLAMGMLAGAATGAALGSLMWSPCWF, encoded by the exons ATGAGTCCTGCAGCCCCG GTTCCACCTGACCCCATCCTGGAAAGTCCTTTTGAAGAGATGGCCCTGGTGAGGGGCGGCTGGCTGTGGAGACAGA GCTCCATCCTCCGCCGCTGGAAGCGGAACTGGTTCGCCCTGTGGCTGGATGGGACCCTGGGCTACTACCATGATGAGACTGCACAGGATGAGGAGGATCGCGTGCTCATCCAGTTCAACGTCCGCGACATAAAGATTGGCCAAGAGTGCCGTG ATGTGCAGCCCCCAGAGGGCCGGAGCCGAGATGGCCTGTTGACTGTGAACCTCCGGGAGGGCTCCCGCCTACACTTGTGTGCAGAGACCAAGGATGATGCCAT AGCATGGAAGACGGCACTGCTGGAGGCGAACTCCACCCCG GCCCCAGCTGGAGCCACCGTCCCTCCCAGGAGCCGCCGAGTTTGCCCCAAGGTCAGGTGTGTGACCCGCTCATGGAGCCCCTGTAAGGTTGAGAGGCGGATCTGG GTACGCGTCTACAGCCCGTACCAGGACTACTATGAGGTGGTACCCCCCAACGCGCACGAAGCCACATATATCCGCAGCTACTACGGACCCTACGCAG GCCCCGGTGTGACGCACGTGGTAGTGCGGGAGGATCCCTGCTACAGTGCTGGCGCTCCGCTGGCCATGGGCATGCTTGCCGGGGCTGCCACAGGCGCAGCACTAGGCTCGCTCATGTGGTCGCCCTGCTGGTTCTGA
- the PLEKHB1 gene encoding pleckstrin homology domain-containing family B member 1 isoform X4, whose translation MSPAAPVPPDPILESPFEEMALVRGGWLWRQSSILRRWKRNWFALWLDGTLGYYHDETAQDEEDRVLIQFNVRDIKIGQECRDVQPPEGRSRDGLLTVNLREGSRLHLCAETKDDAIAWKTALLEANSTPVRVYSPYQDYYEVVPPNAHEATYIRSYYGPYAGPGVTHVVVREDPCYSAGAPLAMGMLAGAATGAALGSLMWSPCWF comes from the exons ATGAGTCCTGCAGCCCCG GTTCCACCTGACCCCATCCTGGAAAGTCCTTTTGAAGAGATGGCCCTGGTGAGGGGCGGCTGGCTGTGGAGACAGA GCTCCATCCTCCGCCGCTGGAAGCGGAACTGGTTCGCCCTGTGGCTGGATGGGACCCTGGGCTACTACCATGATGAGACTGCACAGGATGAGGAGGATCGCGTGCTCATCCAGTTCAACGTCCGCGACATAAAGATTGGCCAAGAGTGCCGTG ATGTGCAGCCCCCAGAGGGCCGGAGCCGAGATGGCCTGTTGACTGTGAACCTCCGGGAGGGCTCCCGCCTACACTTGTGTGCAGAGACCAAGGATGATGCCAT AGCATGGAAGACGGCACTGCTGGAGGCGAACTCCACCCCG GTACGCGTCTACAGCCCGTACCAGGACTACTATGAGGTGGTACCCCCCAACGCGCACGAAGCCACATATATCCGCAGCTACTACGGACCCTACGCAG GCCCCGGTGTGACGCACGTGGTAGTGCGGGAGGATCCCTGCTACAGTGCTGGCGCTCCGCTGGCCATGGGCATGCTTGCCGGGGCTGCCACAGGCGCAGCACTAGGCTCGCTCATGTGGTCGCCCTGCTGGTTCTGA
- the PLEKHB1 gene encoding pleckstrin homology domain-containing family B member 1 isoform X1: MPQAFWNAQSAGAAGWVAEASSSGRFGSSIRKKCRQVPPDPILESPFEEMALVRGGWLWRQSSILRRWKRNWFALWLDGTLGYYHDETAQDEEDRVLIQFNVRDIKIGQECRDVQPPEGRSRDGLLTVNLREGSRLHLCAETKDDAIAWKTALLEANSTPAPAGATVPPRSRRVCPKVRCVTRSWSPCKVERRIWVRVYSPYQDYYEVVPPNAHEATYIRSYYGPYAGPGVTHVVVREDPCYSAGAPLAMGMLAGAATGAALGSLMWSPCWF; this comes from the exons ATGCCCCAGGCGTTCTGGAACGCACAAAGCGCAGGCGCAGCAGGTTGGGTAGCAGAAGCATCAAGTAGCGGCCGTTTTGGCAGCAGCATCCGCAAGAAGTGTAGACAG GTTCCACCTGACCCCATCCTGGAAAGTCCTTTTGAAGAGATGGCCCTGGTGAGGGGCGGCTGGCTGTGGAGACAGA GCTCCATCCTCCGCCGCTGGAAGCGGAACTGGTTCGCCCTGTGGCTGGATGGGACCCTGGGCTACTACCATGATGAGACTGCACAGGATGAGGAGGATCGCGTGCTCATCCAGTTCAACGTCCGCGACATAAAGATTGGCCAAGAGTGCCGTG ATGTGCAGCCCCCAGAGGGCCGGAGCCGAGATGGCCTGTTGACTGTGAACCTCCGGGAGGGCTCCCGCCTACACTTGTGTGCAGAGACCAAGGATGATGCCAT AGCATGGAAGACGGCACTGCTGGAGGCGAACTCCACCCCG GCCCCAGCTGGAGCCACCGTCCCTCCCAGGAGCCGCCGAGTTTGCCCCAAGGTCAGGTGTGTGACCCGCTCATGGAGCCCCTGTAAGGTTGAGAGGCGGATCTGG GTACGCGTCTACAGCCCGTACCAGGACTACTATGAGGTGGTACCCCCCAACGCGCACGAAGCCACATATATCCGCAGCTACTACGGACCCTACGCAG GCCCCGGTGTGACGCACGTGGTAGTGCGGGAGGATCCCTGCTACAGTGCTGGCGCTCCGCTGGCCATGGGCATGCTTGCCGGGGCTGCCACAGGCGCAGCACTAGGCTCGCTCATGTGGTCGCCCTGCTGGTTCTGA
- the PLEKHB1 gene encoding pleckstrin homology domain-containing family B member 1 isoform X3: MPQAFWNAQSAGAAGWVAEASSSGRFGSSIRKKCRQVPPDPILESPFEEMALVRGGWLWRQSSILRRWKRNWFALWLDGTLGYYHDETAQDEEDRVLIQFNVRDIKIGQECRDVQPPEGRSRDGLLTVNLREGSRLHLCAETKDDAIAWKTALLEANSTPVRVYSPYQDYYEVVPPNAHEATYIRSYYGPYAGPGVTHVVVREDPCYSAGAPLAMGMLAGAATGAALGSLMWSPCWF; encoded by the exons ATGCCCCAGGCGTTCTGGAACGCACAAAGCGCAGGCGCAGCAGGTTGGGTAGCAGAAGCATCAAGTAGCGGCCGTTTTGGCAGCAGCATCCGCAAGAAGTGTAGACAG GTTCCACCTGACCCCATCCTGGAAAGTCCTTTTGAAGAGATGGCCCTGGTGAGGGGCGGCTGGCTGTGGAGACAGA GCTCCATCCTCCGCCGCTGGAAGCGGAACTGGTTCGCCCTGTGGCTGGATGGGACCCTGGGCTACTACCATGATGAGACTGCACAGGATGAGGAGGATCGCGTGCTCATCCAGTTCAACGTCCGCGACATAAAGATTGGCCAAGAGTGCCGTG ATGTGCAGCCCCCAGAGGGCCGGAGCCGAGATGGCCTGTTGACTGTGAACCTCCGGGAGGGCTCCCGCCTACACTTGTGTGCAGAGACCAAGGATGATGCCAT AGCATGGAAGACGGCACTGCTGGAGGCGAACTCCACCCCG GTACGCGTCTACAGCCCGTACCAGGACTACTATGAGGTGGTACCCCCCAACGCGCACGAAGCCACATATATCCGCAGCTACTACGGACCCTACGCAG GCCCCGGTGTGACGCACGTGGTAGTGCGGGAGGATCCCTGCTACAGTGCTGGCGCTCCGCTGGCCATGGGCATGCTTGCCGGGGCTGCCACAGGCGCAGCACTAGGCTCGCTCATGTGGTCGCCCTGCTGGTTCTGA